A genomic segment from Dermacentor albipictus isolate Rhodes 1998 colony unplaced genomic scaffold, USDA_Dalb.pri_finalv2 scaffold_34, whole genome shotgun sequence encodes:
- the LOC139052786 gene encoding uncharacterized protein: protein MAWDHVKHDYSRLPDEVWLKILVHLDARSLLAMAVSSRWFKHIVHDSVVYRNVRCSTNVEIETMRAFFTPTRAPFVEQLLLDNCFMIQPPYIMECTFMCTNLTYLSCVGCRVNPVDILRLLTTPQSSLWRIKWSLCGPNVYSDVLHNIRDIIVHRSEVFAQSVRYMYVEVSNVDTDGEILYYIVHRCSSALQDVHIHITSCDQYGAIDLCAFLVQELAGYFRTFTYSQEETTSRLINCPYMRYFGRNEPYVDLKMAQSLLGNTAFYTQPNRVINCKFLSEVVQEPAAIWVFGQLVLVLKDTNNSSAEQLVIASRQPCWSVLRSLTLTLVPRGRHCRLPILGANFVDPLRSLLASCRAVTKLNLTTFHFSTDVNCCEILATNLPMLQALAIAPCGINYDGSVDRLAAGCGRLEELDLRVSRDGASGFCRACGLPLHMSERSTTALQQRSQLKRLSLCGKKR from the coding sequence ATGGCGTGGGATCACGTGAAGCATGACTACTCAAGACTTCCAGACGAAGTCTGGCTCAAGATACTCGTCCACCTCGATGCCCGATCCCTATTGGCGATGGCAGTGAGCAGCCGGTGGTTCAAACACATCGTGCACGACAGCGTTGTTTACCGCAATGTGCGCTGTAGCACTAACGTGGAAATCGAAACCATGCGGGCCTTCTTCACTCCCACGCGAGCGCCATTCGTCGAACAGCTGCTACTCGACAATTGCTTCATGATTCAACCTCCTTACATAATGGAGTGCACCTTCATGTGCACTAACTTGACCTACCTGTCCTGCGTCGGCTGCCGAGTGAACCCTGTAGACATACTGAGGCTGCTTACCACACCGCAGAGCTCACTGTGGCGTATCAAATGGTCGCTGTGCGGACCGAACGTGTACTCTGACGTACTTCATAACATTCGAGATATCATCGTGCACCGGAGCGAGGTATTTGCCCAGAGCGTGCGCTACATGTACGTGGAAGTCTCGAACGTGGACACGGATGGAGAGATTCTCTATTATATAGTGCACCGCTGCAGCTCAGCACTGCAAGACGTGCATATTCACATCACAAGCTGTGACCAATATGGGGCCATTGACCTATGTGCTTTCTTAGTTCAAGAACTTGCCGGATACTTTCGTACGTTCACCTACTCGCAGGAGGAAACCACGAGCCGCCTGATCAATTGTCCGTACATGCGATACTTCGGCAGGAACGAACCTTACGTTGATTTGAAGATGGCGCAGTCTCTCCTCGGCAACACGGCCTTTTACACACAGCCCAACCGAGTGATAAACTGCAAGTTCTTGTCTGAAGTTGTGCAGGAGCCGGCGGCCATCTGGGTTTTCGGACAGCTTGTTCTCGTCCTCAAAGACACAAACAACAGCAGCGCAGAGCAGCTCGTCATCGCGTCGCGGCAGCCTTGTTGGTCGGTGCTGCGCTCGCTGACATTGACCCTCGTGCCGCGGGGCCGACATTGCCGGCTGCCCATCCTGGGCGCCAACTTCGTCGACCCACTGCGTAGCCTGCTCGCTTCCTGTCGTGCTGTCACCAAACTTAACCTGACCACCTTCCATTTTTCGACCGACGTCAACTGCTGCGAAATCTTGGCGACCAACCTGCCCATGCTCCAGGCCCTGGCCATCGCACCGTGCGGCATCAACTACGATGGTTCCGTGGACCGGCTCGCCGCCGGTTGCGGCCGCCTCGAAGAGCTCGACCTGCGCGTGTCCCGAGATGGCGCCAGCGGTTTCTGCAGAGCGTGCGGGCTGCCTCTGCACATGAGTGAACGCAGCACGACCGCGCTTCAACAGCGCAGCCAGTTGAAGCGCCTCAGCCTCTGCGGCAAAAAGCGCTAA